TCctggcccacccccagccccacaggaGACAGGATCCGAAGCAAAGTAGAGCTGACCCGATACCTAGGCCCTGCGTGTGACCTGACCCTCTTCGACTTCAAACAAGGCGTCCTGTGCTATCCAGCCCCCAAGGTACTACACAGTTTGGGGTATCCAGGCTGGAGTTGTTGAGCCACCTACTGCTCACCCACTGACCTACATTCTTCCTGCCCTTGCTCTCATCTCTAGGCCCATTCCTTGGCTGCCCCCAGCAGGAAGCAGAAGAAGCCTTCAAGGCCAGCCAAGGCTCAGAAATGTCTGGTTGGACCTCAGAGGAATGAGGTCAGGAAGGAGGCCCCAGGGGATGAGACCAAGGCTGACACTGATACAGCCCCATCTTCGCTCCCTGCACCTGGGTGAGTGTTGGCCTAAAGTGAGCCAAGTGGGTGAGGGTTGTGGTTGGGGGTGCACTCAGGGCCCCACATCCATGTTTCCCATCCCAGGTGCTGTGAGAATTGTGGAATCAGTTTCTCAGGGGATGGTATCCGAAGGCAGCGGCTCAAGACATTGTGCAAGGACTGCCGAGGTGAGTGCCCCTAGGGAACTGGGAGATAGGAGTTAGAGCAAACCTGGTGTCAGGCTTGAGGTTGAATGGTGGTTATCAAGGTAGAGGCAGTGGATGAGGTCGGATATCTGATGCTCCCTTTCCACttctctgtttccctctccctccctgcagcGCAGAGAATTGCCTTCAACCGGGAGCAGAGGATGTTTAAGGTAAGTATGACCTGCCTCCCCCTCACAAGTGTACTGTGGGAGCAGGATGTTATGGAGGTTGGTGGAGGGTTTGAAGGAATGGTGACGGATCCACAGGGTGTCAAAGTCATTTTGTAGGGAGCTGCCATGGTCAGCAGATAGTAATGGGAATTACCGGGGTGTCAGTAGACACAGTGATGAGGTTAACAGGGAACCAGTAGAAATTGTGATGTCCTCAATGATGGTGGCTAATCAGTAATTATCAGATACAGTGATGAGGCAAATAGGGGACTAGTAGATATGGTGATGAGGGCTAATGTGAGGTCAGCAGACACATGAGGGGCAGTGCTCCTAGAGCCACTCTGTCTGGGCCTGTGACCTTGCCCCACCCATTCCTGGCAGCGAGTGGGCTGCGGGGAGTGTGCAGCCTGTCTGGTAACGGAGGACTGCGGGGCCTGCTCCACCTGCCTTCTGCAGCTGCCCCAAGACGTGGCCTCAGGGCTATTCTGCAAGTGTGAACGGAGACGGTGCCTCAGAATTGTGGAAAGGGTGAGTTGGGCAGGTGGGGTGTGCCCAAGgctcaccccagcccctggccctcaAAGCCCTGGCTCTATGCATCACACCTCCGGCCCCCCCACAGAGCCGAGGGTGTGGAGTGTGCCGGGGCTGTCAAACCCGAGAGGACTGTGGCCGCTGCCGAGTCTGCCTTCGCCCTCCCCGCCCTGGTCTCAGGCGCCAGTGGAGGTGCGTCCAGCGGCGCTGCCTACGGGTGAGTCAGGCtggaggggccagggctggggcagagctcATTTTACTATTaaagttgctgctgctgctgcttcctcccAACCTGGTCTTGCCCACCTcatgtcttcctttctttcccacccCACGCTCACCTCCCTGGCCCCATCTACCTGTCCCTGTCTGCCAGCACCTTGCCCACCGCCTCCGTCGCCACCATCAGCGATGTCAACGACGCCCTCCCCTAGCTGTGGCTCCCCCTGCTGTGAGTGCTCCACCCCCACACTCTGCCTACCTGTCCAATGCATGCTTTCCGCACGGGGCGGGGTCCTGTTTCTACCTGGTGCCACAAGCGTAAACTACCCTTTTGGCTTTCTCCCAGGGTAAACATGGCCGCCGCAGGGGAGGCTGCGACTCCAAGATGGCTGCCCAGCGGCGGCGCCCTCGAACCCAGCCgctgcctccacctcccccatctcagcctccagaatccCCAGAGCTGGTGAGGCCCTAGTGGGCAGAGGGAAGGCACAACCCTAACTTCACCCAGTACCTGCCCTGACCCCACCCCATTTGCCTCTGCAGCACCCCAGAGCCCTGGCCCCCTCGCCACCTGCTGAGTTCATCTATTACTGTGTAGACGAGGACGAGCTAGTGAGTGGCCCCACCCTACCTGGATAAGCCTAGACTTTCCCAGGACGCTTGGTTAATTCTAAAGAAGCAGATCTTGCAATGGGCCTAATAGGGGAACAGCAAGGCACAGTAATGGGTACTAGTATGGGATGAGCAGACAATGGGCGAGCAACTAATGTAGGATCACCAGGTGCAGTGATAGTACCTAATGTCAGATGAACCAACACTCTAGTGGGGTGAATAGAGAGAAAACTGTTCACAGACATAGTAGGCACAGTGATGGGAGCTAAGAGAGAGTCAGCAAAATCCTGCTGGAGGTGACCGTCAAAGACATTATCTTGGTAGCTAGTGGGGGACTAGCAGATACAGTGATGGATAACTTTGTTAGAGCAGTCACAATCCTAATGGTATCAAGGGCCATCTGGTACAGTGTTAGTGCCTGACACTGGACTAGCAGACACTGAGGTGTGACGAGTGAGGAGTCAGATTAAGACTGTTGTGCAACCAACGCCCTCTGATGCGGCTAGTGGAGGAGCAACAGGAACAGCACTGTAATAGTCCTAGTGACAGTACCCCCTGTTCTTCCTGTCCCCCAGCAGCCTTACACGAATCGCCGACAGAACCGCAAGTGTGGGGCCTGTGCAGCCTGCCTTCGGCGGATGGACTGTGGCCACTGCGACTTCTGCTGTGACAAGCCCAAATTTGGGGGCAGCAACCAGAAGCGCCAGAAGTGTCGTTGGCGCCAATGCCTGCAGTTTGCCATGGTGTGTGGGGCAGGAAGGGTCAAGTAGGCAGGATAAGTTGGGTGAGGGCCCCCAGTACCTGGGCGTGGTGGGCAGGCCTGGTACGTGGGTTGACCAGGTCAGATGGGTCCTGCAAGTTCAGAGGGGTAGGCAAGCAATGTATTTGGCCAAGGATTAGCAGACTGTGCTAGGGTAAATGAGGAATCTGGGCGGCACTGGCATTGCTAATAGGAGATTAGCAGGCTCAGTGATGAGGGGCTCATATGTAAGCAGATTCTGTGCTGGGACTGTTGGGGCATTAACAGGCTTGTTGATCAGGGTGGGTTAGTGTGTTCAGTCATTGCACCACATGACTGTAACACTCCATCTTTCCTCCCAGAAGCGGCTGCTGCCAAGTGTCCGGGCAGGGTCCGAGGATGGAGCAGGGTCGCCCCCACCTTACACTCGTCGAAAGAGGCCTGGCTCTACTCGACGGCCCCGTCCGAAGCCCCCCTCAGCCACACCCACAGCCCGACCAGACCGTGCCCAGGTTCCAATGAAGCAGGAAGCAGGCAGTGGCTTTGTACTGCCCCCACCTGGCACCGACCTTGTGTTCTTACGGGAGGGTGCAAGCAGTCCCGTGCAggtgcctggccctgccccagctTCCACAGAAGCCCTGTTGCAGGTGAGGGCCCTACCTTATCCTGCCCTTCCCAACCCCACCCAGCCTCGTGTCAGGAAGCTGGGACCAAGTCTGCTGCAATCCTCCTTCATACAGGAGGCCCAGTGCCCCGGCCTGAGTTGGGTTGTGGCCTTACCCCAGGTGAAGCAAGAGAAGGCGGATGCCCAAGAAGACTGGACACCGGGCACAGCCATCCTGACTTCTCCTGTATTGCTGCCTGGCTGCCCCAGCAAGGTGGGGGTCAGTGATGGGTGGTCATGACAGTGGTTCTTTGAGCAGAGCAGTAGGTGTGCTGATTGCAACCTCTTCACAGAATTACCCTGCCTGTCTGACAGATGCCCTATCTTCCCCAGGCAACTAGCTTTGCTTGCTTTGCTGCTCAGCTAATAGGAAAATGGATATCTGTGAGGAACGAGAAAAGTTTGTAGGCAGAGAGCTGGTTTTTCTGTGCCTGAAGTGTGACAGCAGTGGGATTTGTCAGCACAGTGCCAGACTGGCTGATAGAGACTCTTTCCTCAGGCCCACCCTGTCCTTCTGACTGCTACCCGTTTCCCACCTCTCCCAGGCAGTAGACCCAGGCCTGCCACCTGTGAAGCAAGAGCCACCTGACCCTGAGGAGGACAAGGGGAAGGAGAGCAAAGATGACTCCACCTCTGACTCGgccccagaggaggcaggaggggctggcacaCCTGTGGTCAGTGCTGGGGGACACCTCACCCTGCCCTGACCCTGCTTTAGCCCCACCAGCCATGTTGACCAATGATATTAATTCTTTCCCAGATCACGGAGATTTTCAGCCTGGGTGGAACCCGCCTCCGGGACACAGCAGTCTGGTTGCCAAGGTGTGCCCCGCACAGTgagaggtggggatggggtgggtgcCGGTCAGATGTGGGCCCTGAGTTTTGAAAGTACAGCCAGCAATTTGGCATAGTGCAGTGGGAAGTAAAGTCCCCACACCACTGCACTGCACTGATCGTGAGTAGTGAGGGGGTATGTGCAGGACCCTAGAGATTCCTCTTGAGGTCCAGGTCAGGGCTCTCCTTGAGGATGTGGTTGGGCAGAAGACTTGGTGCCCTGTGGtgagatttgaaagaaaaacaaagataggGAAAGTCTGGTCCTCATCTCCCTAAGTAAATCCAGCAGGGGTCAGACTtagtatataaatttttattcagaGAATCATCATTTGGGGTCTTGAAGGCCTTTGGAGTCTCTAAGAGATGACCAGGTGGGCTGGGCAGTGGTAGATGGGCAGGAGATCTGAGTCCTGAGATGTGGGTCTGTGATCTGGATCCACACGTGACTATGGGCTAGTCCTGCACCTCCCTGGAGTATCCTCTGTGGAGAGGTTAGGCTGTGTTTCTTGAGCCTTTCCTGAGCCTGTTGAGGTTATTAACAGTTTCAGCTGCTGCACAGAACTGTCCCTGCAGGCCTGGCAATAGGACAAAGGCTAGGTGCCTATAAGGACTAGGATGATGGGAGGAAGACGGGGAATGCTCCTTCCTGCAGAATGTTGACAGGCCCCGCACAAAGCTACAGGCACAGGCAACATAAACTATTGGCCTAAGCACATGGATTCCTTTGTTCCTGCACATAGTTTCTGCAAGCCAGAAACTCCTCTGTCTGCACGTGGGCAGTTACAGAGGTACTGACTGAGTCTCTGCTGGGTACCCTGCAGTGTGGGAGATACAGTGGTGAATACAATGACCCTAGAAGGCTTATCCTTCAGGACACACAGGattcctgccttcagggagcttatACTCTAACTGGGGAAACAATTTCCCTACGCATGAAATCATTACATATGAACAGAGGAGGTAATGATGTGCTACATTGTTTGTAATGGAAGatttgagaagagagaagagagagaagggataaTTAAGGGGAAATAGATGGTGGACACAGAATAGCAGGCAACGGTTTTGTGATGCTCCATTTGGCGCATAGTGAACTTCATTCAACATACAGACCTGCTCCCTCTTCTCTAGGTCCAAGGACCTTAAAAAACCTGGAGCTAGAAAGCAGTAGACTGGAGGCTTCTGCAGACTGTAGGATTCAAGGTGATATTTACAGACCGACTTTGTGAGAGACAACACTGATCTACTCAGAGGCTGGACCATAGATCGGGGGGCTTTTTGTAGGAGTCAGTAGGAACTGGACAAACCTACCGCCGAACCAGAGGAGCAGGCCTGTTCAGTACTTTGAGCTTATAGAGGAAGTAGGCAGAAACGGAAGAGAGAGCAGACAGTTGGTGCATCTGCTCCAACTGGTGCAAATCCCAGGAGCCTGAGTGTGAGAGGAAGTATGGATATTAAGGATGGGggagctggggtggaggaggggatgtAAGTAAAGCCACTACAAAACAGCCTAAACGAGCCACCTTCAAAAATGATTTGAAATGGCTTCTGGGTGAGACCTGGCAGTGTCTCTAAACATTTTCTCAGGGAGACGGCAATTGAAGATGTAATGTTAATAAATGAGGACAGGAACTGCTATTTGGTGAGTTCCTCCTATGGACCTAATGTATTTAATCCTGAAAACAGTCTTTTTAGGAAGACAttggttttgcctatttttgcagatgggaaaactcagattcaaagaaattaaataacttgtccagtGTCAAACAGCTAGTACTGATAGAGCCTAGAATCAAACCCAGGTTGTAAAAGCCATGTTCTTCAATCCACTAAACTGTAAATTGTAATCCTATGTTCAATAACATGTAATAATAATATAGTAACAAGT
The nucleotide sequence above comes from Equus asinus isolate D_3611 breed Donkey chromosome 7, EquAss-T2T_v2, whole genome shotgun sequence. Encoded proteins:
- the MBD1 gene encoding methyl-CpG-binding domain protein 1 isoform X2 gives rise to the protein MAEDWLDCPALGPGWKRREVFRKSGATCGRSDTYYQSPTGDRIRSKVELTRYLGPACDLTLFDFKQGVLCYPAPKAHSLAAPSRKQKKPSRPAKAQKCLVGPQRNEVRKEAPGDETKADTDTAPSSLPAPGCCENCGISFSGDGIRRQRLKTLCKDCRAQRIAFNREQRMFKRVGCGECAACLVTEDCGACSTCLLQLPQDVASGLFCKCERRRCLRIVERSRGCGVCRGCQTREDCGRCRVCLRPPRPGLRRQWRCVQRRCLRHLAHRLRRHHQRCQRRPPLAVAPPAGKHGRRRGGCDSKMAAQRRRPRTQPLPPPPPSQPPESPELHPRALAPSPPAEFIYYCVDEDELQPYTNRRQNRKCGACAACLRRMDCGHCDFCCDKPKFGGSNQKRQKCRWRQCLQFAMKRLLPSVRAGSEDGAGSPPPYTRRKRPGSTRRPRPKPPSATPTARPDRAQVPMKQEAGSGFVLPPPGTDLVFLREGASSPVQVPGPAPASTEALLQVKQEKADAQEDWTPGTAILTSPVLLPGCPSKAVDPGLPPVKQEPPDPEEDKGKESKDDSTSDSAPEEAGGAGTPVITEIFSLGGTRLRDTAVWLPSFDDVGVLQKKLVPFITELNMHLTQELEKLKEDSGEGGAAAGLAAGLPAAPHQRGYVNS
- the MBD1 gene encoding methyl-CpG-binding domain protein 1 isoform X21, which codes for MAEDWLDCPALGPGWKRREVFRKSGATCGRSDTYYQSPTGDRIRSKVELTRYLGPACDLTLFDFKQGVLCYPAPKAHSLAAPSRKQKKPSRPAKAQKCLVGPQRNEVRKEAPGDETKADTDTAPSSLPAPGCCENCGISFSGDGIRRQRLKTLCKDCRAQRIAFNREQRMFKRVGCGECAACLVTEDCGACSTCLLQLPQDVASGLFCKCERRRCLRIVERSRGCGVCRGCQTREDCGRCRVCLRPPRPGLRRQWRCVQRRCLRGKHGRRRGGCDSKMAAQRRRPRTQPLPPPPPSQPPESPELPYTNRRQNRKCGACAACLRRMDCGHCDFCCDKPKFGGSNQKRQKCRWRQCLQFAMKRLLPSVRAGSEDGAGSPPPYTRRKRPGSTRRPRPKPPSATPTARPDRAQVPMKQEAGSGFVLPPPGTDLVFLREGASSPVQVPGPAPASTEALLQEAQCPGLSWVVALPQVKQEKADAQEDWTPGTAILTSPVLLPGCPSKAVDPGLPPVKQEPPDPEEDKGKESKDDSTSDSAPEEAGGAGTPVITEIFSLGGTRLRDTAVWLPRSKDLKKPGARKQ
- the MBD1 gene encoding methyl-CpG-binding domain protein 1 isoform X1 encodes the protein MAEDWLDCPALGPGWKRREVFRKSGATCGRSDTYYQSPTGDRIRSKVELTRYLGPACDLTLFDFKQGVLCYPAPKAHSLAAPSRKQKKPSRPAKAQKCLVGPQRNEVRKEAPGDETKADTDTAPSSLPAPGCCENCGISFSGDGIRRQRLKTLCKDCRAQRIAFNREQRMFKRVGCGECAACLVTEDCGACSTCLLQLPQDVASGLFCKCERRRCLRIVERSRGCGVCRGCQTREDCGRCRVCLRPPRPGLRRQWRCVQRRCLRHLAHRLRRHHQRCQRRPPLAVAPPAGKHGRRRGGCDSKMAAQRRRPRTQPLPPPPPSQPPESPELHPRALAPSPPAEFIYYCVDEDELQPYTNRRQNRKCGACAACLRRMDCGHCDFCCDKPKFGGSNQKRQKCRWRQCLQFAMKRLLPSVRAGSEDGAGSPPPYTRRKRPGSTRRPRPKPPSATPTARPDRAQVPMKQEAGSGFVLPPPGTDLVFLREGASSPVQVPGPAPASTEALLQEAQCPGLSWVVALPQVKQEKADAQEDWTPGTAILTSPVLLPGCPSKAVDPGLPPVKQEPPDPEEDKGKESKDDSTSDSAPEEAGGAGTPVITEIFSLGGTRLRDTAVWLPSFDDVGVLQKKLVPFITELNMHLTQELEKLKEDSGEGGAAAGLAAGLPAAPHQRGYVNS
- the MBD1 gene encoding methyl-CpG-binding domain protein 1 isoform X7 encodes the protein MAEDWLDCPALGPGWKRREVFRKSGATCGRSDTYYQSPTGDRIRSKVELTRYLGPACDLTLFDFKQGVLCYPAPKAHSLAAPSRKQKKPSRPAKAQKCLVGPQRNEVRKEAPGDETKADTDTAPSSLPAPGCCENCGISFSGDGIRRQRLKTLCKDCRAQRIAFNREQRMFKRVGCGECAACLVTEDCGACSTCLLQLPQDVASGLFCKCERRRCLRIVERSRGCGVCRGCQTREDCGRCRVCLRPPRPGLRRQWRCVQRRCLRGKHGRRRGGCDSKMAAQRRRPRTQPLPPPPPSQPPESPELHPRALAPSPPAEFIYYCVDEDELPYTNRRQNRKCGACAACLRRMDCGHCDFCCDKPKFGGSNQKRQKCRWRQCLQFAMKRLLPSVRAGSEDGAGSPPPYTRRKRPGSTRRPRPKPPSATPTARPDRAQVPMKQEAGSGFVLPPPGTDLVFLREGASSPVQVPGPAPASTEALLQEAQCPGLSWVVALPQVKQEKADAQEDWTPGTAILTSPVLLPGCPSKAVDPGLPPVKQEPPDPEEDKGKESKDDSTSDSAPEEAGGAGTPVITEIFSLGGTRLRDTAVWLPSFDDVGVLQKKLVPFITELNMHLTQELEKLKEDSGEGGAAAGLAAGLPAAPHQRGYVNS
- the MBD1 gene encoding methyl-CpG-binding domain protein 1 isoform X14, with the protein product MAEDWLDCPALGPGWKRREVFRKSGATCGRSDTYYQSPTGDRIRSKVELTRYLGPACDLTLFDFKQGVLCYPAPKAHSLAAPSRKQKKPSRPAKAQKCLVGPQRNEVRKEAPGDETKADTDTAPSSLPAPGCCENCGISFSGDGIRRQRLKTLCKDCRAQRIAFNREQRMFKRVGCGECAACLVTEDCGACSTCLLQLPQDVASGLFCKCERRRCLRIVERSRGCGVCRGCQTREDCGRCRVCLRPPRPGLRRQWRCVQRRCLRGKHGRRRGGCDSKMAAQRRRPRTQPLPPPPPSQPPESPELQPYTNRRQNRKCGACAACLRRMDCGHCDFCCDKPKFGGSNQKRQKCRWRQCLQFAMKRLLPSVRAGSEDGAGSPPPYTRRKRPGSTRRPRPKPPSATPTARPDRAQVPMKQEAGSGFVLPPPGTDLVFLREGASSPVQVPGPAPASTEALLQVKQEKADAQEDWTPGTAILTSPVLLPGCPSKAVDPGLPPVKQEPPDPEEDKGKESKDDSTSDSAPEEAGGAGTPVITEIFSLGGTRLRDTAVWLPSFDDVGVLQKKLVPFITELNMHLTQELEKLKEDSGEGGAAAGLAAGLPAAPHQRGEPADT
- the MBD1 gene encoding methyl-CpG-binding domain protein 1 isoform X9, producing the protein MAEDWLDCPALGPGWKRREVFRKSGATCGRSDTYYQSPTGDRIRSKVELTRYLGPACDLTLFDFKQGVLCYPAPKAHSLAAPSRKQKKPSRPAKAQKCLVGPQRNEVRKEAPGDETKADTDTAPSSLPAPGCCENCGISFSGDGIRRQRLKTLCKDCRAQRIAFNREQRMFKRVGCGECAACLVTEDCGACSTCLLQLPQDVASGLFCKCERRRCLRIVERSRGCGVCRGCQTREDCGRCRVCLRPPRPGLRRQWRCVQRRCLRGKHGRRRGGCDSKMAAQRRRPRTQPLPPPPPSQPPESPELHPRALAPSPPAEFIYYCVDEDELQPYTNRRQNRKCGACAACLRRMDCGHCDFCCDKPKFGGSNQKRQKCRWRQCLQFAMKRLLPSVRAGSEDGAGSPPPYTRRKRPGSTRRPRPKPPSATPTARPDRAQVPMKQEAGSGFVLPPPGTDLVFLREGASSPVQVPGPAPASTEALLQVKQEKADAQEDWTPGTAILTSPVLLPGCPSKAVDPGLPPVKQEPPDPEEDKGKESKDDSTSDSAPEEAGGAGTPVITEIFSLGGTRLRDTAVWLPSFDDVGVLQKKLVPFITELNMHLTQELEKLKEDSGEGGAAAGLAAGLPAAPHQRGYVNS
- the MBD1 gene encoding methyl-CpG-binding domain protein 1 isoform X6, giving the protein MAEDWLDCPALGPGWKRREVFRKSGATCGRSDTYYQSPTGDRIRSKVELTRYLGPACDLTLFDFKQGVLCYPAPKAHSLAAPSRKQKKPSRPAKAQKCLVGPQRNEVRKEAPGDETKADTDTAPSSLPAPGCCENCGISFSGDGIRRQRLKTLCKDCRAQRIAFNREQRMFKRVGCGECAACLVTEDCGACSTCLLQLPQDVASGLFCKCERRRCLRIVERSRGCGVCRGCQTREDCGRCRVCLRPPRPGLRRQWRCVQRRCLRGKHGRRRGGCDSKMAAQRRRPRTQPLPPPPPSQPPESPELHPRALAPSPPAEFIYYCVDEDELQPYTNRRQNRKCGACAACLRRMDCGHCDFCCDKPKFGGSNQKRQKCRWRQCLQFAMKRLLPSVRAGSEDGAGSPPPYTRRKRPGSTRRPRPKPPSATPTARPDRAQVPMKQEAGSGFVLPPPGTDLVFLREGASSPVQVPGPAPASTEALLQEAQCPGLSWVVALPQVKQEKADAQEDWTPGTAILTSPVLLPGCPSKAVDPGLPPVKQEPPDPEEDKGKESKDDSTSDSAPEEAGGAGTPVITEIFSLGGTRLRDTAVWLPSFDDVGVLQKKLVPFITELNMHLTQELEKLKEDSGEGGAAAGLAAGLPAAPHQRGYVNS
- the MBD1 gene encoding methyl-CpG-binding domain protein 1 isoform X12; this encodes MAEDWLDCPALGPGWKRREVFRKSGATCGRSDTYYQSPTGDRIRSKVELTRYLGPACDLTLFDFKQGVLCYPAPKAHSLAAPSRKQKKPSRPAKAQKCLVGPQRNEVRKEAPGDETKADTDTAPSSLPAPGCCENCGISFSGDGIRRQRLKTLCKDCRAQRIAFNREQRMFKRVGCGECAACLVTEDCGACSTCLLQLPQDVASGLFCKCERRRCLRIVERSRGCGVCRGCQTREDCGRCRVCLRPPRPGLRRQWRCVQRRCLRGKHGRRRGGCDSKMAAQRRRPRTQPLPPPPPSQPPESPELQPYTNRRQNRKCGACAACLRRMDCGHCDFCCDKPKFGGSNQKRQKCRWRQCLQFAMKRLLPSVRAGSEDGAGSPPPYTRRKRPGSTRRPRPKPPSATPTARPDRAQVPMKQEAGSGFVLPPPGTDLVFLREGASSPVQVPGPAPASTEALLQEAQCPGLSWVVALPQVKQEKADAQEDWTPGTAILTSPVLLPGCPSKAVDPGLPPVKQEPPDPEEDKGKESKDDSTSDSAPEEAGGAGTPVITEIFSLGGTRLRDTAVWLPSFDDVGVLQKKLVPFITELNMHLTQELEKLKEDSGEGGAAAGLAAGLPAAPHQRGYVNS
- the MBD1 gene encoding methyl-CpG-binding domain protein 1 isoform X17 → MAEDWLDCPALGPGWKRREVFRKSGATCGRSDTYYQSPTGDRIRSKVELTRYLGPACDLTLFDFKQGVLCYPAPKAHSLAAPSRKQKKPSRPAKAQKCLVGPQRNEVRKEAPGDETKADTDTAPSSLPAPGCCENCGISFSGDGIRRQRLKTLCKDCRAQRIAFNREQRMFKRVGCGECAACLVTEDCGACSTCLLQLPQDVASGLFCKCERRRCLRIVERSRGCGVCRGCQTREDCGRCRVCLRPPRPGLRRQWRCVQRRCLRGKHGRRRGGCDSKMAAQRRRPRTQPLPPPPPSQPPESPELHPRALAPSPPAEFIYYCVDEDELQPYTNRRQNRKCGACAACLRRMDCGHCDFCCDKPKFGGSNQKRQKCRWRQCLQFAMKRLLPSVRAGSEDGAGSPPPYTRRKRPGSTRRPRPKPPSATPTARPDRAQVPMKQEAGSGFVLPPPGTDLVFLREGASSPVQVPGPAPASTEALLQEAQCPGLSWVVALPQVKQEKADAQEDWTPGTAILTSPVLLPGCPSKAVDPGLPPVKQEPPDPEEDKGKESKDDSTSDSAPEEAGGAGTPVITEIFSLGGTRLRDTAVWLPRSKDLKKPGARKQ
- the MBD1 gene encoding methyl-CpG-binding domain protein 1 isoform X3 yields the protein MAEDWLDCPALGPGWKRREVFRKSGATCGRSDTYYQSPTGDRIRSKVELTRYLGPACDLTLFDFKQGVLCYPAPKAHSLAAPSRKQKKPSRPAKAQKCLVGPQRNEVRKEAPGDETKADTDTAPSSLPAPGCCENCGISFSGDGIRRQRLKTLCKDCRAQRIAFNREQRMFKRVGCGECAACLVTEDCGACSTCLLQLPQDVASGLFCKCERRRCLRIVERSRGCGVCRGCQTREDCGRCRVCLRPPRPGLRRQWRCVQRRCLRHLAHRLRRHHQRCQRRPPLAVAPPAGKHGRRRGGCDSKMAAQRRRPRTQPLPPPPPSQPPESPELHPRALAPSPPAEFIYYCVDEDELPYTNRRQNRKCGACAACLRRMDCGHCDFCCDKPKFGGSNQKRQKCRWRQCLQFAMKRLLPSVRAGSEDGAGSPPPYTRRKRPGSTRRPRPKPPSATPTARPDRAQVPMKQEAGSGFVLPPPGTDLVFLREGASSPVQVPGPAPASTEALLQVKQEKADAQEDWTPGTAILTSPVLLPGCPSKAVDPGLPPVKQEPPDPEEDKGKESKDDSTSDSAPEEAGGAGTPVITEIFSLGGTRLRDTAVWLPSFDDVGVLQKKLVPFITELNMHLTQELEKLKEDSGEGGAAAGLAAGLPAAPHQRGYVNS
- the MBD1 gene encoding methyl-CpG-binding domain protein 1 isoform X22; amino-acid sequence: MAEDWLDCPALGPGWKRREVFRKSGATCGRSDTYYQSPTGDRIRSKVELTRYLGPACDLTLFDFKQGVLCYPAPKAHSLAAPSRKQKKPSRPAKAQKCLVGPQRNEVRKEAPGDETKADTDTAPSSLPAPGCCENCGISFSGDGIRRQRLKTLCKDCRAQRIAFNREQRMFKRVGCGECAACLVTEDCGACSTCLLQLPQDVASGLFCKCERRRCLRIVERSRGCGVCRGCQTREDCGRCRVCLRPPRPGLRRQWRCVQRRCLRGKHGRRRGGCDSKMAAQRRRPRTQPLPPPPPSQPPESPELQPYTNRRQNRKCGACAACLRRMDCGHCDFCCDKPKFGGSNQKRQKCRWRQCLQFAMKRLLPSVRAGSEDGAGSPPPYTRRKRPGSTRRPRPKPPSATPTARPDRAQVPMKQEAGSGFVLPPPGTDLVFLREGASSPVQVPGPAPASTEALLQVKQEKADAQEDWTPGTAILTSPVLLPGCPSKAVDPGLPPVKQEPPDPEEDKGKESKDDSTSDSAPEEAGGAGTPVITEIFSLGGTRLRDTAVWLPRSKDLKKPGARKQ
- the MBD1 gene encoding methyl-CpG-binding domain protein 1 isoform X4, whose amino-acid sequence is MAEDWLDCPALGPGWKRREVFRKSGATCGRSDTYYQSPTGDRIRSKVELTRYLGPACDLTLFDFKQGVLCYPAPKAHSLAAPSRKQKKPSRPAKAQKCLVGPQRNEVRKEAPGDETKADTDTAPSSLPAPGCCENCGISFSGDGIRRQRLKTLCKDCRAQRIAFNREQRMFKRVGCGECAACLVTEDCGACSTCLLQLPQDVASGLFCKCERRRCLRIVERSRGCGVCRGCQTREDCGRCRVCLRPPRPGLRRQWRCVQRRCLRHLAHRLRRHHQRCQRRPPLAVAPPAGKHGRRRGGCDSKMAAQRRRPRTQPLPPPPPSQPPESPELQPYTNRRQNRKCGACAACLRRMDCGHCDFCCDKPKFGGSNQKRQKCRWRQCLQFAMKRLLPSVRAGSEDGAGSPPPYTRRKRPGSTRRPRPKPPSATPTARPDRAQVPMKQEAGSGFVLPPPGTDLVFLREGASSPVQVPGPAPASTEALLQEAQCPGLSWVVALPQVKQEKADAQEDWTPGTAILTSPVLLPGCPSKAVDPGLPPVKQEPPDPEEDKGKESKDDSTSDSAPEEAGGAGTPVITEIFSLGGTRLRDTAVWLPSFDDVGVLQKKLVPFITELNMHLTQELEKLKEDSGEGGAAAGLAAGLPAAPHQRGYVNS
- the MBD1 gene encoding methyl-CpG-binding domain protein 1 isoform X11, translated to MAEDWLDCPALGPGWKRREVFRKSGATCGRSDTYYQSPTGDRIRSKVELTRYLGPACDLTLFDFKQGVLCYPAPKAHSLAAPSRKQKKPSRPAKAQKCLVGPQRNEVRKEAPGDETKADTDTAPSSLPAPGCCENCGISFSGDGIRRQRLKTLCKDCRAQRIAFNREQRMFKRVGCGECAACLVTEDCGACSTCLLQLPQDVASGLFCKCERRRCLRIVERSRGCGVCRGCQTREDCGRCRVCLRPPRPGLRRQWRCVQRRCLRGKHGRRRGGCDSKMAAQRRRPRTQPLPPPPPSQPPESPELQPYTNRRQNRKCGACAACLRRMDCGHCDFCCDKPKFGGSNQKRQKCRWRQCLQFAMKRLLPSVRAGSEDGAGSPPPYTRRKRPGSTRRPRPKPPSATPTARPDRAQVPMKQEAGSGFVLPPPGTDLVFLREGASSPVQVPGPAPASTEALLQEAQCPGLSWVVALPQVKQEKADAQEDWTPGTAILTSPVLLPGCPSKAVDPGLPPVKQEPPDPEEDKGKESKDDSTSDSAPEEAGGAGTPVITEIFSLGGTRLRDTAVWLPSFDDVGVLQKKLVPFITELNMHLTQELEKLKEDSGEGGAAAGLAAGLPAAPHQRGEPADT